The window GTTAAACACCCAAATCCACAGCACGCAGAGATCCAAAGGAGACAAGCCCGTCATAGAATCAGGAAAATCCAGCCTAACCCCTCCATTCCATTAAAGAATGTTCATTCATTCCTCTGTGGATCTTCTACTGATTAATTATGAAAGAAATATATGAACAGAAACTGCAcaaaccaaacagaaggaaaaaaaaatctagacgtTCAACTTGaccatccctcctcttccttctttccctagaGAAACTTCCCTTACTCATGTGCTGTACATCCAACGGTATCATtttctgtgctctttgtgttcaTTATTGATATCCTTTTTAGCATGCTTGGTTCTTATTAATTCTTGGTATCacaagcaatgtgtgtgtgtgtgcacgtgcacacacgcgtgcacaccaatcctgggacttgaactcaaggcttgagtgctgtccctgagcttttgtcctcaaggttagtgctctaacactcaagccacagatccacctctggcattttggtggcatttaattggagataagagttgctcaaactttctttcctgggctggcttcgtaccttgatcctcagatttcagcctcctgagtagctaggttataggtgtgagctgccagtgcctggctaagttttgttatttttaaaggttACCAAACTTTTATATTAAAGGATTTCATATATCTCCAATTAGTCTGAGTACCTGTTTTCCTACCCTTTGTCAATCCAAGATAATCATTTGAATTTTTGCCATTCTAATGAAGATGTCTCATAAATTTGCTTTTATGTGTTTCTAATGAGGCTGAGCATCTTCAGATGTTCACTGGCTGTTTGTATTTGTTCTTCTGTGAACCACCTCTTCATATCTTTTGCACattcttagtgtttttttttaccttattaaTGTATAACTTcctacgaggtaagcactctaccactaagccatattcccagcccctaaactatgatagcttatatatatatatatttttttaattttttttgccagtcctggggcttgaactcagggcctgagcactgcccctggcttctttttgctcaaaggtagcactctgccacttgagccacagtgccacttctggccgttttctgcatatgcagtgctggggaattgaactcagggcttcatgtatgggaggcaagcactcttgccactaggccatgtccccagcccctagctttcTATATTAAAGTCATAGTATGGGGAATTTTTCTGCAAAAAAATATGAGACAGAAGAcaggattttaaaaattcatgatttaaaaatacactCATTTACAccttttcactcattttgtttcctttcactCTAGGTCCTCCAGCGCTTGAGTTGCATGGCCATCAAAGGAGAGATGTTCTTGGTGGCCAATCTGGGGACAAAACAGCCCTGTCTCAGCAGTGACCCAGGGTGCCCCCATGATGGGCACTACCAGTTTAACACGAATGTGGTGTTCAGCAGTAATGGCACCCTTATTGACCGTTATCGCAAACACAACCTCTACTTTGAGGCAGCTTTCGATACCCCTCTTCAAGTGGATCACATCACCTTCAATACCCCCTTTGCAGGCAAGTTTGGCGTCTTTACTTGCTTTGACATCTTGTTCTTTGACCCTGCCGTCAGACTCATCAGAGACTTGGAGGTGAAGCATGTTGTGTACCCAACTGCCTGGATGAATCAGCTCCCACTCTTGGCAGCCATAGAAATTCAGAAGGGTTTTGCCGTGGCCTTTGGCGTCAACGTTCTGGCAGCTAACATCCATCACCCATCTCTGGGGATGACAGGAAGTGGCATACATACCCCTCTGAAGTCCTTTTGGTACCACAACATGGTAAGCCCCAAAGGTCAGCTTATAATTTCCCAGCTAGCCAAAAAACCATCATGTTTCATTGGGAGAGAGAAGGCAAAAGAGAAAATCGATCCATCCcacagtaaatttttaaagatggTGTCAGGTGACCCGTATTGTGAGAAGGATGCCCAGGAAGTCCGTTGTGAGGAAGCTGCCAAGTGGAATGTGAATGGGCCTCCCTCATTTCACTCACAGATGATGTATGACAATTTCACGCTGGTCCCTGTGGGGGGAAAGGAAGGCCATCTCCGAGTGTGTTCAAACAGCCTCTGCTGCTACTTACTCTATGAGCGGCCAGGCCTGTCCCAAGAGCTGTATGCCCTGGGGGTCTTCAGCGGCCTCCACACTGTGCATGGCACCTACTTCATTCAGGTCTGTGCCCTGGTCAAGTGTGGGGGGCATGGCTTCGACACATGCGGCCAGGAGATCACAGAGGCCACAGGGCTCTTCGATTTTCACCTGTGGGGGAACTTCAGCACTTCCTATATCTTCCCTTTGTTTTTAACCTCAGGGATGACCCTCGAGACCCCTGACCAGCTGGGCTGGGAGAATGAGCACTACTTCCTTAGGAAGACTGGCCTCTCCTCTGGCCTGGTTACCGCAGCTCTCTATGGGCGGTTGTATGAGAGGAGCTAGGCCCAGAGTGAGTCCAGCAGTAGATTCTGGTCAGTGTGCGTAGCCCCACCCTTTCACAGAGGACCACTGGGCCTGGAGGGTGGGGGAAAGCCCACTCCTGTGGTACCACATCATTCCATGGGGACTGCAGGAAGCCCCAGAAGAGACAGGGTCCTCTTCAAAGCCAGTGATAGACGTTTTCTGTTCACATTTGTTGTTTTCAAGCCACATCTTGTTCTGGCAAATCTCAGTATACAATTGGTTTTAAATAAATGTCAGTTGATACTTTACACATTCACAAAGCAGTGGTTTGGTTTGTTCTTTATTGTTGATTCAGCGACACCAGGATGTGTAAATATTTTGCAAACttcagatatttctttttctttcctctttccctccctccctcctttcctccctccctccctccttccctccctccctccctccctctctctcttctctctttttgttggttgtgggacttgaactcagtgcctaggcactatccctgagcttttttcttaaggctagtgttctaccattttgagccacaactccacttccagttttctggtggttaattggagctaacagtCTTATAGGCTTTCttactcaggttggcttcaaaccatcatcctcagatctcagcctcccgagtagctaggattacaggagtgagccactggtgcccagcttacctCATACATTTTCTTGGAAACGAATTCTCTGGGCAAAAACTGTGCTGTGTTCTGTCCAGCCCATGAGAACTCTGCAGTGGGCATAGCAACGCCAGAGCCAcctgcaacagagaaacacagacttGGAAACACcccctttaaaaatagaaaaggtttTCCTCCCATCTGCTTTCTGTCAGTCTGTGGAATGTGTGGGTGGGCAGGACTGTGCTCTGAGGTGGAGATTGTTGGACGGAGAGGGGCAGCTAAGGAGGGGTGAGTAATACACTGCTTTCATCTCACCCAGGGATTCCAGGGACCTTAGTAAGTCACACTAACTTTGGGCAGGTTTCCAAACCCTGTAAGATGGAATAACACGGGCATAATTCAGTTTGTGACCATTGAACTATCCGGTTGAAGGAGGCCCAGCTCCTCTAGAGCCAGTTGCAAGAGCTGCTAGGGAGGGCACACTTTGTTTATGCATTCCTTTAATTCCTAAGCAGCTATTTTCTGAGTGCTCCTGAAAATACAGAACAGAGGTTTCCCACAGGATGATTCCAGATGCTATATGAAGACATTTTTAGGCCACTgatatcttttctctctctctctctttttttttttttttttttttggccagtcccgaggctgaactcagggcctaagcactatccctggcttctttttgctcaaggctagcactctgccaacttgagctacagcgccacttctggccttttctatatatatggtgctggggaatcaaaccccaggcttcatgtatatgaggcaagcaccttgccactaggccatattcccagcccctaggccaCTGATTTCTGTGTAAATTGTATCTGCTGTTTcaatgccattaaaaaaaaaaatttggggctgggaatatggcttggtggtagtgtgcttgtgtagcatgcatgaagccctgggttcagtaccacataaacaggaaaagacagaggtggccctgtggctcaagtggtagagtgctagccttgagcaaaaagagctcaaggacagtgctgaggccctgagttcaagccccaggactggccaaaaaaaaaaaaaaaaaaaaaaagaattttaagcctatgcttaATAACTTATAGATACTTTTAAAGCACAGAATAGAAGTCTGTGATTTGCCTCTTAGGtgttttatttaaatagttttaactcctttttaaaattagtttttcaGAACAGTACATTGTTAaacccccacttcctccccagaCTAGTATGACATACAAAACGAACTTTTCTCCTCATTTCCTGGCAGTATAActttccagaccctgatttttcTGGGATCATGAAAGGAGCATGGTTTCTGGAGCCAGAATGATGGGGTTTCCACGCACACTTTACAGTTCCCTCTGCACTGGGTAGGCCTTGCTAGTGGGATTTCCACTTTCTGGGCCCCACTTTTCCCTGGGGGGCAAGCATGTGGGCTGTGCCCAGAGGAAAGGATGCAAAGCTTTACAGCTTCACTGACTCACTGTTCCCTCCAAGAGGCCCGGGATGAGTCACGTCTCCAGGAAATGCAAAGGAGCGCCTTGGAATCCCACAGGAAGCCTTGGGGTTCCAGCGCCCTGGGAAGTCCCCCTGGGACGGGAGCAGGGCCTAGCCTACCCGATGACAGTCCCTCCAGAAGTGAGCTGGTGGGCTGGGAGTGGCTCCAAATGCGGCTGTCCACAGACCCAAGAGACACAGAAAGCATCTTAAAACAGCACACCACTGGGGATGCCAAGATGACTCAAATTAGCCTGAGAAACAAAAAGATGAGTTCTAAATCCAGACACAGTGGAATTACTTCACTTGCCAAGCAACTCAGTGCCCTGcgcccccaccctgcccgccacaGGACCCAGGAACTTTCCTGAGTTACTTCTCATTAAGAATTTAGAACGAATGGGTTCCGAcacagaaataaagggaaaagcAAATAATGGTGGTGAAACAAAGCGACTTTTACAGTTAAAAGTAGCTGTCAGATGGCAGAATAAAATAAAGGgtggaaaatgaataaaaattacttttagaGAAGAAAACCAGAAGGATGACTAATGGTTATGATAGGCTTTTGTCAACTGTGATCTTGAAGTTCAGGAAGCAAATGACAATCATGCAATAGCACCAAGGCAGGAAACCAAGGGTATTTTTGGTCAAGGTAGACTTCAGGGAAGCCGTGTGGTCTCTGCGGCTACCCCATGTACCGCCGTGCCCAGCTGTGCCTTTTCTCACAAAGTGGGAGGCACAGGAAGAGCCTACAAAGATCTCTTCCTAGAGAAGGTAAAAATCCTTCCAGACAGTTCAGGCTCAGCACCTGCCAGCCCTCTAGAGAGGCTGGTGTGCTCACAgccgtgtgtgttgtgtgtgtgcgcacacacacgcaacagttctggaacttgaactcagggccacacatTCTTGCtaggctttttgttcaaggctggtattctatttgagccacacctccactgacttcttgctagttaattggagatagtctctcagaaggtgctgcttgggctggctttgaacggtgatcctcagatctgagattcctgagtagctagggttacaggcgtgaagcactggtgcctggctcaactgCAAAAAATTTACCAAATACCACTTTagagaaaaaattgaaaattgtTCCTTGAAACTATTttcagttcaattttttttttctcagatgtggggcttgaactcag is drawn from Perognathus longimembris pacificus isolate PPM17 chromosome 10, ASM2315922v1, whole genome shotgun sequence and contains these coding sequences:
- the Btd gene encoding biotinidase isoform X2, producing the protein MPGASSRLALFLLGCCAAATALEVLAGEDCEADQQYYVAAVYEHRAVLSPDPLELTSRQQALELMNQNLDIYEQQVLTAAQKGVQIIVFPEDGIHGFNFTRTSIYPFLDFMPSPQLVRWNPCLEPHRFADTEVLQRLSCMAIKGEMFLVANLGTKQPCLSSDPGCPHDGHYQFNTNVVFSSNGTLIDRYRKHNLYFEAAFDTPLQVDHITFNTPFAGKFGVFTCFDILFFDPAVRLIRDLEVKHVVYPTAWMNQLPLLAAIEIQKGFAVAFGVNVLAANIHHPSLGMTGSGIHTPLKSFWYHNMRPGMSHVSRKCKGAPWNPTGSLGVPAPWEVPLGREQGLAYPMTVPPEVSWWAGSGSKCGCPQTQETQKAS
- the Btd gene encoding biotinidase isoform X1, with protein sequence MPGASSRLALFLLGCCAAATALEVLAGEDCEADQQYYVAAVYEHRAVLSPDPLELTSRQQALELMNQNLDIYEQQVLTAAQKGVQIIVFPEDGIHGFNFTRTSIYPFLDFMPSPQLVRWNPCLEPHRFADTEVLQRLSCMAIKGEMFLVANLGTKQPCLSSDPGCPHDGHYQFNTNVVFSSNGTLIDRYRKHNLYFEAAFDTPLQVDHITFNTPFAGKFGVFTCFDILFFDPAVRLIRDLEVKHVVYPTAWMNQLPLLAAIEIQKGFAVAFGVNVLAANIHHPSLGMTGSGIHTPLKSFWYHNMVSPKGQLIISQLAKKPSCFIGREKAKEKIDPSHSKFLKMVSGDPYCEKDAQEVRCEEAAKWNVNGPPSFHSQMMYDNFTLVPVGGKEGHLRVCSNSLCCYLLYERPGLSQELYALGVFSGLHTVHGTYFIQVCALVKCGGHGFDTCGQEITEATGLFDFHLWGNFSTSYIFPLFLTSGMTLETPDQLGWENEHYFLRKTGLSSGLVTAALYGRLYERS